The following coding sequences are from one Brienomyrus brachyistius isolate T26 chromosome 2, BBRACH_0.4, whole genome shotgun sequence window:
- the LOC125725314 gene encoding neurofilament medium polypeptide-like, which translates to MSYTLDNLYGGSTYRKVLAEPQRRAYRSAGSVASSGFHSQTWSRSSAPSSYRRGGVGGYSLISSTDSLESFNGDMRSRNEKEMLQVLNDRFAGYIDKVRQLELQNKNLEAEALALRQSQSGRSAIGELYEREIGDLRSLVLQLSSEKAQVQLEQEHIEEDIQHLKQRLDDEARNREELEAAIRAMTKYIDESGLARLELDKKLQSLQDEAAFLKKNHEEEVGDLLAQIQSSQVTLEVRDIMKADVTSALREIRSQLDGHASKSAIQAEEWFKVRMEKLSEAARFNNDAIRGAQDEIGEHRRQLQSRTIELETLKGTKESLERQRIDIEDRHHGDVASLQETIHQLENELKNTKYEMASQLREYQDLLNVKMALDIEIAAYRKLLEGEESRFISSMSPYSYIDTTTKITARVKVKSEEISDTVILEEQTDETQVTEEVTENEDEAEKEEEGEKEEAKSEGEEGEAEEGEEEEMKAEEEEEKEGEEEVKEDAKAAAGEEKEKSKSPEKSPEPKSPAVKSPEAKSPVKSPKPKSPEPKSPPAEKPLAEKPPADKSPESKSPAPKSPVQEKKSPVEEKPKPAAPKEEKPKEQPQPTKEETKKEPEAKTEEKLESKPKEKESEKKDEIKEDKKESKPEEPTKKEDTSKAPAKPAEEVPVPKAPPKEVPVVTKKEDEKPAPTKPEEKPAKVEEKPKEDEKPEVKKVEEKPEPKKEEEKPEPKKVEKKPEPKEEEKPEPKKEEKKPEPKKEEEKPEPKKEEKKPEPKKEEEKPEPKKEEKEALKVATKDTPSPKTEKAEKSSSTDTKEAKVAEEKVKK; encoded by the exons ATGAGCTATACACTGGATAACCTATACGGCGGCAGCACCTATCGCAAGGTGCTCGCTGAGCCTCAGCGCCGCGCCTACAGGTCGGCCGGCTCCGTTGCTTCCAGCGGATTTCACTCTCAGACCTGGTCCAGGAGCTCCGCACCGTCCTCCTACCGTCGCGGGGGCGTGGGCGGCTATAGCCTGATTTCCTCCACCGATAGCCTGGAGTCTTTCAACGGAGACATGAGGTCCCGCAACGAGAAGGAGATGTTGCAGGTGCTGAACGACCGCTTCGCCGGCTACATCGACAAGGTGCGGCAGCTGGAGCTGCAGAACAAAAACCTGGAAGCCGAAGCGCTGGCACTGAGGCAGAGCCAGAGCGGCCGCTCGGCCATCGGTGAGCTCTACGAGCGGGAGATCGGGGACCTGCGCAGCCTGGTGCTGCAGCTGAGCAGTGAAAAAGCCCAGGTGCAGCTGGAGCAGGAGCACATAGAGGAGGACATCCAGCACCTGAAGCAGCGGCTGGACGACGAGGCTCGTAACCGGGAGGAACTGGAGGCTGCCATCAGGGCCATGACCAAGTACATCGACGAGTCCGGCTTGGCTCGCCTGGAGCTCGACAAGAAGTTGCAGTCGCTCCAGGATGAGGCCGCCTTCCTGAAGAAGAACCACGAGGAAGAGGTGGGAGATCTCTTGGCGCAGATCCAGAGTTCCCAGGTGACCTTGGAGGTGAGGGACATCATGAAGGCGGACGTTACCAGTGCCCTTCGGGAGATACGGAGTCAGCTGGACGGCCATGCGTCTAAGAGCGCCATACAGGCGGAGGAGTGGTTTAAAG TGCGCATGGAGAAGCTGTCGGAGGCAGCCCGCTTCAATAATGATGCCATCCGTGGCGCGCAGGACGAGATTGGCGAGCACCGCCGGCAGCTGCAGTCACGCACCATCGAGCTGGAGACGCTGAAGGGAACCAAGGAATCCCTGGAGCGTCAGCGCATTGACATTGAGGACCGCCACCACGGTGATGTGGCCTCCCTGCAG GAAACGATCCATCAGTTGGAAAACGAACTAAAAAATACGAAATATGAGATGGCCAGCCAGTTGAGGGAATACCAGGACCTTCTGAATGTCAAAATGGCACTTGATATTGAGATTGCCGCTTACAG GAAACTGCTTGAGGGAGAGGAATCAAGGTTTATTTCCAGCATGAGTCCTTACTCTTACATTGACACCACCACAAAAATCACTGCTCGTGTCAAGGTGAAATCAGAAGAGATTTCTGATACTGTCATTTTGGAAGAACAGACTGATGAGACCCAAGTGACAGAGGAAGTGACTGAAAATGAGGACGAGGCCGAGAAAGAAGAAGAGGGGGAGAAAGAAGAAGCTAAATCAGAAGGAGAGGAAGGCGAAGCAGAGGAgggtgaagaggaagaaatgaaggctgaggaggaagaggaaaagGAGGGTGAAGAAGAAGTTAAAGAAGACGCTAAAGCTGCAGCCGgagaagagaaagaaaaatccaagtcacCAGAAAAATCACCTGAGCCAAAATCACCTGCAGTTAAGTCTCCAGAAGCCAAGTCACCTGTAAAATCCCCAAAACCCAAATCACCAGAGCCGAAATCCCCACCTGCTGAGAAGCCTCTCGCTGAAAAACCACCAGCAGACAAATCTCCAGAGTCCAAATCCCCAGCACCCAAATCACCTGTCCAGGAGAAGAAGTCTCCTGTGGAGGAAAAGCCCAAGCCAGCAGCTCCTAAGGAGGAGAAACCAAAAGAACAACCACAGCCAACCAAGGAGGAGACTAAAAAAGAGCCAGAAGCTAAGACAGAGGAGAAGCTTGAAAGCAAGCCTAAAGAAAAAGAGTCTGAGAAGAAAGACGAAATTAAGGAAGACAAGAAGGAAAGTAAACCTGAAGAACCTACTAAGAAAGAGGACACCTCCAAAGCTCCAGCTAAACCTGCCGAGGAGGTGCCCGTCCCTAAGGCCCCACCTAAAGAGGTGCCTGTTGTGACTAAGAAGGAGGATGAGAAGCCAGCTCCTACAAAACCTGAGGAAAAACCAGCTAAGGTGGAGGAGAAACCCAAGGAAGATGAAAAGCCTGAGGTCAAGAAGGTGGAGGAGAAACCTGAGCCAAAAAAGGAGGAAGAGAAGCCTGAGCCCAAGAAAGTGGAGAAGAAGCCTGAGCCCAAGGAGGAAGAAAAACCTGAGCCCAAGAAAGAGGAGAAGAAACCTGAGCCCAAGAAAGAGGAAGAGAAACCTGAGCCCAAGAAAGAGGAGAAGAAACCTGAGCCCAAGAAGGAGGAAGAAAAACCTGAGCCCAAGAAAGAAGAGAAGGAAGCCCTAAAGGTTGCCACAAAGGACACACCCAGCCCCAAGACAGAGAAAGCAGAAAAGTCCTCTAGCACTGACACAAAAGAAGCTAAGGTGGCTGAGGAGAAAGTGAAGAAGTGA